From the genome of Sphingobacterium kitahiroshimense, one region includes:
- a CDS encoding pyruvate dehydrogenase complex E1 component subunit beta, whose translation MREIQFREALREAMNEEMRKDETIFLLGEEVAEYNGAYKVSQGMLDEFGAKRVIDTPIAELGFAGIAVGAAMNGLKPIVEFMTFNFSLVAIDQIINAAAKIRSMSGGQFSIPIVFRGPTGNAGQLGAQHSQNFENWYANTPGLKVVVPSNPYDAKGLLKSAMIDPDPVIFMESEVMYGDKGHVPEEEYYLPIGKANVVKEGTDVTIVSFGKMVPRVVLPAVEELTKEGINVEVIDLRSVRPIDYPTIIESVKKTNRLVIVEEAWPLASISSEITYSVQRNAFDYLDAPIVRITAADVPLPYAATLIEAALPSVAKVVKAVKEVAYIKK comes from the coding sequence ATGAGAGAGATACAATTCAGAGAAGCACTTCGTGAAGCGATGAACGAGGAAATGCGTAAAGACGAAACAATATTTTTATTAGGAGAAGAAGTTGCAGAATACAATGGTGCTTATAAAGTGAGCCAAGGTATGCTGGATGAATTCGGAGCTAAACGCGTGATAGATACACCTATTGCAGAATTAGGTTTTGCAGGTATAGCAGTCGGTGCTGCGATGAACGGTTTAAAACCAATCGTTGAATTCATGACTTTCAACTTTTCTTTAGTTGCGATTGACCAAATTATCAATGCTGCTGCAAAGATTCGTTCCATGAGTGGAGGTCAATTCTCTATTCCAATAGTATTCCGTGGTCCAACTGGTAATGCAGGGCAATTGGGAGCACAGCACTCTCAAAATTTTGAGAACTGGTATGCAAATACTCCAGGATTAAAAGTTGTTGTTCCTTCAAATCCTTATGATGCGAAAGGTTTATTAAAATCTGCTATGATTGATCCAGATCCAGTTATTTTTATGGAATCTGAGGTTATGTATGGTGATAAAGGTCACGTGCCTGAAGAAGAATATTACTTACCAATAGGTAAAGCAAATGTTGTTAAAGAAGGTACTGATGTAACCATCGTATCTTTCGGTAAAATGGTTCCACGTGTTGTATTACCTGCTGTTGAAGAATTGACAAAAGAAGGTATCAATGTGGAAGTAATTGACTTACGTTCTGTTCGTCCAATAGATTACCCAACTATTATCGAGTCTGTTAAGAAAACAAACCGTTTGGTAATTGTGGAAGAAGCTTGGCCATTAGCGTCTATTTCATCTGAAATAACATATTCTGTACAACGTAATGCATTTGATTATTTAGATGCTCCAATCGTTCGTATTACAGCAGCAGATGTTCCTCTTCCATATGCAGCTACATTAATTGAAGCAGCTCTTCCAAGTGTTGCTAAAGTTGTAAAAGCTGTAAAAGAAGTTGCTTACATCAAAAAATAA
- the mqnB gene encoding futalosine hydrolase, producing the protein MKTLIVAATRFEIQPFLDRIAAYPNTDYLITEVGMVQTAYRLGKHLANNQYDLIINIGIGGCFNRSLPIGAVVSIDREIFSELGAEDDERFIPIDELGFGNAHYVATQNKTTKELVHALPTGLGVTVNKVHGNELEISKLLIQIPNALIESMEGGSVFLVASEAKIQTIQIRGISNYVEKRNRATWNVPLAIHNSNAVLFEILCKIDKV; encoded by the coding sequence ATGAAAACACTTATAGTAGCAGCAACTCGATTCGAAATTCAACCCTTCCTTGATCGTATTGCTGCATATCCGAATACCGACTATTTAATAACGGAAGTAGGTATGGTACAAACAGCTTATCGGCTTGGAAAACATCTTGCAAATAATCAATATGATCTTATCATTAATATCGGTATTGGTGGCTGCTTTAATCGATCATTACCAATAGGGGCGGTCGTTTCAATCGATCGCGAGATCTTCTCAGAATTAGGAGCAGAAGATGATGAGAGATTCATTCCGATTGATGAACTTGGATTTGGTAACGCTCATTATGTGGCCACACAAAATAAGACAACTAAGGAACTGGTGCATGCATTACCAACAGGGCTAGGTGTAACAGTTAATAAGGTGCATGGAAATGAATTAGAAATTTCGAAATTACTGATACAAATACCCAATGCTCTGATTGAATCCATGGAAGGAGGATCTGTTTTTTTAGTTGCATCTGAAGCAAAAATTCAAACCATACAGATCCGTGGAATATCTAATTATGTAGAGAAGCGAAATCGTGCCACGTGGAACGTACCGCTCGCTATCCACAATAGCAATGCGGTTCTTTTCGAAATTTTGTGTAAAATAGATAAAGTTTAA
- a CDS encoding 6-pyruvoyl trahydropterin synthase family protein has protein sequence MVYITRRERFCAAHKLYREDWSIEKNENVFGNCSNVNWHGHNYDLFVTVKGDVNPTTGFLIDLKLMKTIILENIVNKVDHKNINLDVDFMKDKMASTENIAIAIFEVLKPLFEEQKVQLHSIRLHETENNYVEYFGD, from the coding sequence ATGGTATATATCACTCGTCGTGAGCGCTTTTGCGCTGCACATAAGCTTTACCGCGAAGATTGGAGCATTGAGAAAAACGAAAATGTTTTCGGAAACTGTTCAAATGTTAATTGGCATGGTCATAATTATGATTTGTTTGTGACGGTCAAAGGTGACGTAAATCCAACAACAGGTTTTCTGATTGACTTAAAATTGATGAAAACCATTATTTTGGAAAATATCGTAAATAAAGTCGATCACAAAAATATTAACCTTGATGTTGATTTTATGAAAGATAAGATGGCTTCTACAGAAAATATAGCAATTGCTATATTTGAGGTATTGAAACCATTATTTGAAGAACAAAAAGTGCAGTTGCACAGCATTCGCCTTCATGAAACAGAAAATAATTACGTCGAATATTTTGGCGACTAA
- the folE gene encoding GTP cyclohydrolase I FolE — translation MSNHSFEEEELDGYVKIDQYNQEKVGRIAAHYTDILESLGEDPNREGLLKTPERVAKALQFLTHGYDIDPAKVLQGAMFEEDYSQMVVVKDIEVYSMCEHHMLPFFGKAHIAYIPNGHIVGLSKIPRVVDIFARRLQVQERLTNEIRDCIQETLGAKGVAVVIECKHMCMAMRGIQKQNSVTTTSAFTGAFQNDVTRSEFLKLITANLT, via the coding sequence ATGAGTAATCACTCATTTGAAGAAGAAGAGTTAGACGGCTACGTGAAAATTGATCAATATAATCAAGAAAAAGTTGGTCGTATTGCCGCTCATTATACAGATATTTTAGAATCTCTAGGAGAAGATCCGAATCGTGAGGGATTATTGAAAACACCAGAACGTGTAGCAAAAGCTTTGCAGTTTTTAACTCATGGATATGATATTGATCCTGCTAAAGTATTACAAGGTGCTATGTTTGAGGAAGACTATAGCCAGATGGTTGTGGTGAAGGATATTGAAGTGTATTCGATGTGCGAACACCATATGTTGCCATTCTTTGGTAAAGCGCATATTGCTTATATTCCTAATGGTCATATCGTTGGATTGAGCAAAATTCCACGCGTTGTAGATATCTTTGCACGTCGACTACAAGTTCAAGAACGTCTTACCAATGAAATCCGTGACTGTATTCAAGAAACCTTAGGAGCAAAGGGTGTGGCTGTGGTGATCGAATGTAAGCATATGTGTATGGCTATGCGAGGCATTCAGAAGCAAAATTCTGTCACTACAACATCAGCATTTACAGGAGCTTTTCAAAACGATGTAACGCGTTCGGAATTCTTAAAACTAATTACTGCAAATTTGACGTAA
- a CDS encoding O-methyltransferase: protein MDICNEHLESYLERTCDEENPLLKSVNRETYLKETMPHMLSGHYQGRVLAMLSKLAAPNTILEIGTFTGYATLCLAEGLSKKGILHTVDVNAEQEERVQGYFDRSEYASQIKYHIGDAAEVIPKIEGSFDLVFIDADKKRNHYYYELILDRVPSGGLILIDNVLWKGKVLDENPDNQTKQIIDLNEQLAQDQRIEKVLLPIRDGLFVLRKK from the coding sequence ATGGACATTTGTAATGAGCATTTAGAATCTTACTTAGAGCGCACATGTGACGAAGAAAATCCGTTGCTAAAAAGCGTCAATAGGGAGACCTATTTGAAGGAAACAATGCCTCATATGTTATCCGGACATTACCAAGGAAGGGTGCTTGCTATGCTTAGTAAATTAGCTGCTCCAAATACTATTTTGGAAATCGGTACGTTTACTGGATATGCTACTTTATGCCTTGCAGAAGGCTTGTCTAAAAAGGGGATTTTACATACGGTAGATGTTAATGCAGAACAGGAGGAGCGTGTACAGGGATATTTTGACAGATCTGAATATGCATCTCAAATTAAATACCATATTGGTGATGCTGCAGAAGTAATTCCGAAGATCGAAGGTAGTTTTGATCTGGTTTTTATAGATGCTGATAAAAAACGTAATCATTACTATTACGAATTAATTTTAGATAGAGTCCCGTCTGGAGGACTGATTTTAATCGATAATGTCTTGTGGAAAGGCAAAGTATTAGATGAAAATCCAGACAATCAAACAAAGCAAATCATAGATTTGAATGAACAATTAGCTCAGGACCAGCGCATCGAAAAGGTTTTATTGCCGATTCGAGATGGACTTTTTGTATTACGCAAAAAGTAA
- a CDS encoding glucosaminidase domain-containing protein, which yields MNFKTLKNYVAVLILIVSSYATASAQSNQFYIDKYSPVAQEMMQEHGVPASVILAIAMHESAHGNSKIAKNLNNHFGIKGKNNSKVINSAYKGYKSVLDSYNDFISLVKRKKTTTPLFEENRGQNYKAWVGALAKAGYSRTKDWSAKVIKTIEMYDLDSFDKNPTTISRKLTASK from the coding sequence ATGAATTTTAAAACATTAAAAAACTATGTTGCTGTATTAATTTTGATCGTCAGTAGTTATGCTACTGCATCCGCTCAAAGCAATCAATTTTATATTGATAAATACAGCCCCGTAGCACAAGAGATGATGCAAGAACATGGTGTTCCAGCATCAGTAATTTTAGCTATTGCAATGCATGAAAGTGCACATGGAAATAGTAAGATTGCAAAAAATTTAAATAATCACTTCGGTATTAAAGGAAAAAATAATAGCAAAGTGATTAATTCAGCATATAAAGGTTATAAATCAGTACTTGATTCTTATAATGACTTTATATCGTTGGTTAAAAGAAAGAAAACCACGACTCCCTTATTTGAGGAAAATCGAGGACAAAACTACAAAGCTTGGGTAGGTGCATTAGCAAAAGCAGGATATTCAAGAACTAAAGATTGGTCTGCTAAGGTTATCAAAACAATTGAAATGTATGATTTAGATAGTTTTGATAAAAATCCGACCACAATATCTAGGAAACTCACCGCTTCTAAGTAA
- a CDS encoding glucosaminidase domain-containing protein produces the protein MKKIAFILLALTVFFSSCSSKKNTVYKSKNHQGSTSSNRPSKLRPAVSGNAYVEKYKDIAISEMNKYGIPASIKLAQALLESGNGNSYLATEANNHFGIKCGGVWKGKSINRPDDNINDCFRVYESPEQSFRDHSEFLLRKRYSDLFLLNKNDYKGWAKGLKVAGYATNPRYPDLLIDMIERYELYQYDRVETRVEKEKREVVVEREIVHNAVEAPVVQTEQIKSPVAMRIHEVQGKDTLYSLSKQYGITVDQIKELNGLTDTNLAIGQLLVISK, from the coding sequence ATGAAAAAAATTGCTTTTATCCTACTTGCCCTTACTGTTTTTTTTAGTTCATGCTCATCCAAAAAAAACACCGTCTATAAAAGCAAAAATCATCAAGGCTCTACCTCTTCCAATCGTCCTAGTAAGTTAAGACCAGCTGTTTCAGGAAATGCTTATGTTGAGAAATATAAAGATATTGCTATTTCAGAAATGAATAAGTACGGTATTCCTGCGAGTATCAAATTGGCACAAGCATTATTAGAATCTGGAAATGGCAATAGCTATCTCGCTACCGAAGCCAATAATCACTTTGGAATCAAATGTGGAGGTGTATGGAAGGGAAAATCCATTAATCGCCCAGATGATAATATCAATGACTGCTTTCGCGTTTATGAAAGCCCGGAACAGTCTTTTAGAGATCATTCTGAATTCTTGTTGCGTAAACGTTATTCCGATTTATTCTTGCTCAATAAGAACGATTATAAAGGCTGGGCCAAAGGTTTGAAAGTCGCAGGCTATGCCACCAACCCGCGATATCCAGATTTATTGATCGATATGATCGAACGTTACGAACTCTACCAATATGACCGTGTGGAAACTCGTGTTGAGAAGGAGAAAAGAGAAGTTGTTGTTGAGCGGGAGATTGTACACAATGCAGTCGAAGCTCCTGTGGTACAAACAGAGCAAATCAAGAGTCCTGTAGCAATGCGTATTCATGAAGTACAAGGGAAAGACACATTATACTCGTTGAGTAAACAATACGGTATCACTGTTGATCAAATAAAAGAGTTAAATGGCTTGACTGACACAAACTTAGCCATCGGGCAGCTATTGGTAATTTCAAAGTAA
- a CDS encoding DUF3078 domain-containing protein has translation MKLQSLFALLIIGLSCGTVSAQVNLKDLRVKPDSVISENKQENISLKNIRPVVPKLELQVDYWKHWTSFGVNINQAAFNGDWKGGGVGSTAVGLIANHKSDYTRDNFNFVTEIDLRYGKIKNNKQIAKKNNDRIFWDNKLSYKLSAKWALYTSLTFESQFDAGYKYKQVDGKDTIDYIENAFMAPAYITESLGFEYKPSASYSIRFGTGTARQTLILDNRIKPLTVEQYSQKYPDRAPIDKDQVRYGVEGGKTVQNDLAFQITGNMDKNFTDKLNVKARYNLFANYKKVTDPSHRLDVTVTAKVSRAINVNLNGILVYDTDVISKVQLSESLALGLVYRLPR, from the coding sequence ATGAAGTTACAATCCTTATTTGCCTTATTAATTATTGGCTTATCGTGTGGTACGGTTAGCGCTCAGGTTAATTTGAAAGACCTTAGAGTAAAGCCAGATTCAGTTATTTCGGAGAATAAACAAGAAAATATCTCCTTAAAAAATATTCGTCCAGTAGTACCAAAATTAGAATTACAAGTTGATTATTGGAAGCATTGGACCAGTTTTGGAGTAAATATTAATCAGGCAGCCTTTAATGGCGACTGGAAAGGTGGTGGAGTTGGATCAACAGCCGTCGGATTAATTGCAAATCATAAATCAGATTATACCAGAGACAATTTCAATTTTGTAACTGAGATCGATTTGCGATATGGTAAGATTAAAAATAATAAGCAAATCGCGAAGAAAAATAACGACCGTATTTTTTGGGATAATAAATTGTCTTATAAATTGTCTGCTAAATGGGCACTTTATACTTCATTAACCTTTGAATCTCAATTTGATGCAGGATATAAATATAAACAAGTTGACGGTAAAGATACCATTGATTATATCGAGAATGCATTTATGGCTCCTGCGTACATAACCGAATCGCTGGGTTTTGAATACAAGCCAAGCGCTTCTTATTCGATTCGTTTTGGTACAGGTACTGCACGCCAAACTCTGATTTTGGATAACCGTATTAAACCCCTAACGGTTGAGCAATATAGTCAGAAATATCCAGATCGTGCACCAATTGATAAAGATCAAGTAAGGTATGGTGTTGAAGGAGGTAAAACTGTTCAAAATGACCTCGCTTTTCAGATCACCGGAAATATGGATAAAAATTTTACAGATAAATTGAATGTGAAAGCACGTTATAATTTATTTGCGAATTATAAAAAAGTAACGGACCCTTCACATCGTTTGGATGTCACAGTGACAGCTAAAGTATCGCGAGCGATCAATGTAAACTTAAACGGAATTTTAGTTTATGATACGGATGTGATCTCAAAAGTTCAGTTAAGTGAATCATTGGCATTAGGATTGGTTTATAGGTTACCTCGATAA
- a CDS encoding N-acetylmuramoyl-L-alanine amidase: protein MAKKGSIEQIVPIKIDTIIQKVIVHDTVPKLSLGEHKVWTLGKAGIHANIRQETAIHYDVRKPNYVIIHHTAQNSLDQTIRTFQVEHTKVSSHYVISRNGVIVQMLNDYVRGWHAGLSKWGTITDMNSISIGIELDNNGKEAFPDAQIEALMVVLDTLKANYGIPAANFIGHADIAPARKNDPSVFFPWKKLADRGFGIWYNPAELVTAPETFNPIDALRIIGYDTRNLKAAIIAFKRKFVVNDVSPELTIYDKSILYNLYQNY, encoded by the coding sequence ATGGCTAAAAAGGGATCTATAGAGCAAATTGTACCTATAAAGATAGATACGATCATCCAAAAGGTGATCGTGCACGATACCGTTCCCAAATTAAGCTTGGGAGAGCACAAAGTATGGACATTGGGAAAGGCCGGCATACATGCTAATATACGTCAGGAAACGGCCATACACTATGATGTGCGCAAACCAAACTACGTTATTATCCATCATACAGCACAAAATAGTCTGGATCAAACCATCAGAACATTTCAGGTTGAGCACACAAAGGTAAGTTCACATTATGTGATTAGCCGTAATGGTGTAATCGTTCAGATGCTCAATGATTATGTAAGAGGTTGGCATGCGGGACTCTCCAAGTGGGGAACGATTACAGATATGAATTCGATCTCCATTGGAATAGAACTGGATAATAATGGAAAGGAAGCATTTCCAGATGCCCAGATTGAAGCGTTAATGGTTGTCTTGGATACATTAAAAGCTAATTACGGTATTCCCGCAGCAAATTTCATTGGTCATGCTGATATTGCTCCAGCTCGTAAAAATGATCCAAGTGTATTTTTTCCTTGGAAAAAATTGGCAGATCGCGGTTTTGGTATATGGTATAATCCTGCAGAATTGGTAACAGCTCCAGAAACCTTCAACCCAATTGATGCCTTGAGAATCATTGGTTACGATACACGCAATTTGAAAGCGGCAATTATTGCATTTAAAAGGAAGTTTGTTGTCAACGATGTGAGCCCAGAACTCACGATTTATGATAAAAGTATTCTTTATAATCTATATCAAAATTATTAA
- a CDS encoding sodium:solute symporter has translation MSTIDWIVLVLTLLIIVLYGMYKSRGIKNIDGYLLGNQSLPWYHVGLSVMATQASAITFLSAPGLAYSSGMSFVQFYFGLPLAMIVLCITFVPIFHKLRVFTAYEFLEKRFDIRTRGLTAFLFLIQRGISTGISIFAPALIIASILHINLPLTTLLIGSIVVIYTTYGGTKAVSHTQMLQMSIIFGVLLVAGILVVKLLPTDIGLYKALHIAGKSGKTNAIDFTFDLNNQYTVWTGIIGGFFLQLSYFGTDQSQVGRYLTGSSIKESRLGLLMNGLLKIPMQFCILLIGVLVFVYYQYHTPPIFFNQVEVDKLKQSEYNSTYTALEKQQDFISNEKKETINRLTKAIDDEDQSTIDEARLTLKNSNEKLNGIRTEVVALIKKNNPAAETNDNNYIFLSFVNNTFPKGLIGLLIAVIFLASMGSTASAINSLASTSTVDIYKRFINQNSSDKQDLFWSRIFTLFWGVFSIAVALYASRLGNLLEAVNILGSLFYGTILGIFIVAFYMKRIGGKAVFYAAIITEVIIFTIWKIDVIAFLWLNVIGCISVMFIAYLLENLIPKKSHSIE, from the coding sequence ATGAGTACGATTGATTGGATAGTTCTTGTTCTGACTCTTTTGATTATTGTGCTGTATGGCATGTACAAAAGTAGAGGAATCAAAAATATTGATGGGTATTTACTTGGTAATCAATCCTTACCTTGGTACCATGTCGGACTTTCGGTGATGGCCACTCAGGCGAGTGCCATCACCTTTCTTTCTGCGCCAGGCCTGGCTTACAGTTCAGGAATGAGCTTCGTCCAATTTTATTTCGGTCTTCCTTTGGCCATGATTGTACTCTGTATCACCTTTGTACCAATCTTTCATAAACTTCGCGTTTTTACAGCTTACGAATTTCTAGAGAAACGGTTTGATATTCGGACCCGTGGATTAACGGCTTTCTTGTTTTTGATCCAGCGCGGTATATCAACAGGCATCAGTATTTTTGCTCCGGCACTTATTATAGCCAGCATTTTACATATTAACCTTCCTCTCACCACGCTTTTAATCGGCAGTATCGTGGTGATCTATACGACATATGGTGGTACTAAAGCAGTTTCACACACGCAAATGCTCCAGATGAGCATCATATTTGGAGTGTTGCTTGTCGCCGGAATACTTGTTGTCAAACTCTTACCTACAGACATTGGTTTATATAAAGCGCTTCATATTGCTGGTAAATCTGGAAAAACAAATGCGATCGACTTTACATTTGACCTGAATAACCAGTATACTGTTTGGACAGGTATTATTGGTGGTTTCTTCCTACAGCTATCCTATTTTGGTACGGATCAAAGTCAGGTAGGCCGTTATCTAACGGGTTCATCTATAAAAGAAAGCAGACTTGGTCTACTAATGAATGGCTTGCTCAAAATACCTATGCAATTTTGTATTCTGCTCATAGGCGTTCTTGTTTTTGTTTATTATCAATATCACACACCGCCAATCTTTTTCAACCAGGTTGAAGTAGATAAACTAAAACAAAGTGAATATAACAGCACTTATACGGCTCTGGAAAAGCAACAGGATTTTATTAGTAATGAAAAGAAGGAGACAATCAATCGTTTAACTAAAGCCATTGATGATGAGGATCAATCTACAATAGACGAAGCAAGGCTTACACTCAAGAATTCAAATGAAAAACTAAACGGTATCCGTACAGAAGTTGTCGCATTAATAAAGAAGAATAATCCCGCTGCCGAAACAAATGACAATAACTACATCTTTCTATCTTTTGTAAATAATACTTTCCCTAAGGGCTTAATAGGTCTGCTTATCGCTGTTATCTTTCTTGCATCTATGGGATCTACAGCAAGTGCGATCAATTCTTTGGCTTCTACAAGCACCGTTGATATTTACAAGCGATTTATAAACCAAAATTCTAGCGATAAACAGGATCTATTCTGGTCACGTATATTCACGCTTTTCTGGGGTGTATTTTCTATCGCTGTTGCCTTATATGCGAGTAGACTGGGCAATCTCCTAGAGGCGGTTAATATCCTAGGTTCATTATTTTATGGTACTATTTTGGGCATTTTTATTGTCGCCTTCTATATGAAGAGGATAGGAGGGAAAGCCGTGTTTTATGCTGCAATAATAACTGAAGTGATTATTTTTACGATCTGGAAAATAGATGTCATAGCCTTTTTATGGCTCAATGTCATTGGCTGTATCTCGGTCATGTTCATCGCTTACTTATTAGAAAACTTGATACCAAAAAAAAGCCATTCAATCGAATAG
- a CDS encoding DUF6952 family protein: MKLPVIKHITEFIEQNDVDYVLETIETLESLVEAPLKDEELDVIGELISNLYGAVEVDKLIKEGNSKKDAMNMFMKRVLGSIDK; encoded by the coding sequence ATGAAGCTTCCAGTAATTAAACATATCACCGAGTTTATCGAACAGAACGATGTTGACTATGTATTAGAGACCATCGAGACATTAGAATCCTTGGTAGAAGCTCCTTTAAAAGATGAAGAGCTTGATGTAATCGGTGAATTGATTTCAAATCTTTATGGTGCTGTCGAGGTTGATAAACTAATTAAAGAAGGAAATAGTAAAAAGGACGCTATGAACATGTTTATGAAACGTGTTTTAGGTTCAATTGATAAATAA
- a CDS encoding thioredoxin family protein, whose product MVQELENDNLQEIVNSNDIVMVQYAATWCGNCKIMKPKFKKLATENENVTFVIADAEKFPESRKLANVNNLPTFAAFKNGKLVNQVQTNKFDALIDLFNEASSN is encoded by the coding sequence ATGGTACAGGAATTAGAAAACGATAATTTACAAGAAATTGTAAACAGTAATGATATTGTAATGGTTCAATACGCAGCTACTTGGTGTGGTAACTGCAAAATTATGAAACCGAAATTCAAAAAATTGGCGACTGAAAATGAAAATGTAACTTTCGTAATCGCTGATGCAGAAAAATTTCCGGAATCTAGAAAACTAGCAAATGTCAATAACTTGCCTACTTTTGCGGCTTTCAAGAATGGAAAATTGGTAAATCAAGTACAAACAAATAAATTTGACGCCTTAATCGACTTATTCAATGAAGCTTCCAGTAATTAA
- a CDS encoding peroxiredoxin: protein MSFTGKSFPSITVDAIDYLGDNLQINVFEKAVQEGKKVVLFWYPKDFTFVCPTELHAFQEALPEFEKRNTIVIGASCDTNEVHFAWLNTAKDNGGIEGVTYPILADTTRNLSSVLGILDIKEVEHPEYGTLVEGSAVSYRATYLIDETGRVFHESVNDMPLGRNVKEYLRLIDAYAHVQNFGEVCPANWEEGKEAMHATRDGVASYLAGN, encoded by the coding sequence ATGAGTTTCACAGGTAAAAGTTTTCCAAGCATCACAGTAGATGCAATCGATTATTTAGGCGATAATTTACAAATTAACGTTTTCGAAAAAGCAGTTCAAGAAGGTAAAAAAGTAGTATTGTTTTGGTACCCAAAAGATTTCACTTTTGTTTGCCCAACAGAATTACATGCTTTCCAAGAAGCTTTACCAGAATTTGAAAAACGTAATACAATCGTTATCGGTGCATCTTGTGATACAAACGAAGTTCACTTCGCTTGGTTAAATACAGCAAAAGATAACGGTGGTATCGAAGGCGTAACTTACCCAATTTTAGCAGATACTACACGTAACCTATCTTCTGTATTAGGTATTTTAGACATTAAAGAAGTAGAGCACCCTGAGTACGGTACTTTAGTTGAAGGTTCTGCAGTTTCTTACAGAGCTACTTATTTGATCGATGAAACAGGTCGCGTATTCCACGAATCTGTAAACGATATGCCATTAGGTCGTAACGTAAAAGAATATTTACGTTTAATCGATGCTTATGCTCACGTTCAGAATTTTGGTGAAGTATGTCCTGCTAACTGGGAAGAAGGAAAAGAAGCAATGCACGCAACTCGTGACGGTGTAGCTAGCTATTTAGCTGGTAACTAA